The Candidatus Macondimonas diazotrophica genome has a window encoding:
- a CDS encoding tyrosine-type recombinase/integrase: protein MDRKYIDKRCAVHLTKTKHPRYNWRVYFSDPIDGKRKDKNFRTKGDAVDWIEGGLLELVEKADKGAKGEFTFRNALVFYREQASIGINGRAPVGSSYIGNLERYERLQLADCPFLDDPIDGTSEEDCFRYMRTLREKQTEVAANAAKYMKAATELAKQEFQCSTDPLKDARTPPKRSKTKRETNKQILSRAQVRALLDYFRNKRLATKRVAFQKSFHRTELSLSLAAMTGMRIGEIAALRLENIDLKTCSLDVIHAFKGEDGIGKPKTEAGVRSIPFDQTLADRISEYCEMWKVNSGLLLARDSGKAIDRHNIQRSIKAAVEELGLPPTGMHGLRHYYVSCLIAAGVDAKTIIYRTGHKDYAFTVRLYGHLMIEQDEKPFVVVV, encoded by the coding sequence ATGGATCGGAAGTACATCGATAAGCGATGCGCCGTCCACCTCACCAAGACAAAGCATCCCCGGTACAATTGGCGAGTGTACTTCAGCGACCCAATAGACGGAAAACGCAAGGACAAGAACTTCAGGACAAAAGGGGATGCCGTCGACTGGATCGAAGGCGGTCTGCTTGAACTCGTGGAGAAAGCGGACAAAGGCGCCAAGGGGGAGTTCACATTCAGAAACGCACTCGTGTTCTACCGCGAGCAGGCTTCCATAGGCATCAACGGAAGGGCGCCTGTAGGTTCCTCCTACATAGGAAATCTTGAGCGGTACGAGCGTCTCCAGCTCGCGGATTGCCCTTTCCTTGATGACCCTATTGACGGCACATCCGAAGAAGACTGCTTTCGGTACATGCGAACGCTTAGGGAGAAGCAGACGGAAGTCGCGGCGAACGCGGCGAAATATATGAAGGCAGCGACCGAACTGGCAAAGCAGGAATTCCAGTGCTCTACCGATCCCCTTAAGGACGCCAGAACACCTCCCAAACGGTCGAAGACCAAGCGCGAGACGAACAAGCAGATATTGTCCAGAGCACAGGTGAGGGCGCTTCTGGATTATTTCAGGAACAAGCGTCTGGCGACAAAACGAGTAGCCTTTCAGAAGTCATTCCACAGGACGGAACTTTCGCTCTCCTTGGCGGCAATGACTGGCATGAGGATTGGCGAGATCGCAGCGCTTCGACTGGAGAATATAGATTTGAAGACCTGCTCGCTCGATGTCATCCACGCTTTCAAAGGTGAGGACGGGATTGGCAAACCAAAAACCGAAGCGGGCGTCAGGTCCATCCCGTTCGATCAGACACTGGCAGACCGGATATCCGAATATTGCGAGATGTGGAAAGTAAATTCCGGGCTTCTCCTCGCCCGAGACAGCGGGAAAGCGATTGATCGTCACAACATACAACGATCAATCAAGGCTGCGGTTGAGGAACTCGGTCTCCCGCCCACCGGCATGCACGGACTGCGGCACTATTACGTGTCGTGCCTTATCGCTGCCGGCGTGGACGCTAAAACGATCATCTACCGGACGGGGCACAAGGATTACGCCTTCACGGTCAGACTCTATGGTCATCTCATGATCGAACAGGATGAGAAGCCGTTCGTCGTTGTCGTCTAG
- a CDS encoding AAA family ATPase, protein MIQSIIDYFVAEFHSNDFLAAAVVAAPLSILTFAARSLPSQIWTAMKRTASIEVRFNSDMDNYQIIQSFIMENMVRQSFSRTYLYQSDTYWDHQKNENVVRHQGLSAGYGTHYGLYKGRLVFIHRTQEQSDNTAKFKEYLTITFVTRSRDLVKIFSDEITSRIERRDDSDVISMRVNDTDYWRSPSSLPKRDLSTVITSGNIGEEMVARIEQFVKDEPLYRKRGTPYHAGIILSGPPGTGKSSLIHAVASATDRSILYLNLGSLEDDNDLTQLMGTSINWRRSLLVIEDADASNADTSRRKDEKKDKSGVTLSALLNVLDGLLSPDGLVCIATTNHPERLDPALLRTGRFDCHYEIGLLDLDAFERMCAVFDHPVSDAMRSAYTPMTGSDIRKILMESQEYAKEVRHSLSGGNHVEGA, encoded by the coding sequence ATGATTCAGAGTATCATCGATTACTTCGTCGCAGAGTTTCACTCCAACGACTTCCTCGCCGCCGCCGTGGTCGCGGCGCCCTTGTCCATCCTGACCTTTGCTGCCCGAAGCCTTCCTTCGCAGATCTGGACGGCAATGAAGAGAACGGCCTCGATCGAGGTCCGTTTCAACTCCGACATGGACAACTACCAGATCATCCAGTCCTTCATTATGGAGAACATGGTCCGGCAATCCTTCTCCCGGACCTATCTCTATCAGTCCGACACCTATTGGGATCACCAGAAGAACGAGAACGTCGTCCGTCACCAGGGCCTGTCTGCAGGTTACGGAACGCACTACGGTCTCTACAAGGGCCGGCTCGTCTTCATTCACAGGACGCAGGAACAGTCGGACAACACCGCGAAGTTCAAGGAATACCTGACCATCACCTTCGTGACCCGGTCCCGCGACCTGGTTAAAATCTTCTCCGACGAGATCACTTCAAGGATCGAGCGCAGGGATGACTCCGACGTGATCTCCATGCGTGTGAATGACACGGATTACTGGAGGTCTCCGTCCAGCCTGCCAAAACGGGATTTGTCGACCGTAATCACCTCCGGGAATATCGGGGAGGAAATGGTCGCTCGGATCGAACAATTCGTTAAGGACGAGCCCCTCTATCGAAAGCGTGGTACGCCTTATCATGCCGGCATCATCCTCTCCGGTCCTCCCGGGACCGGAAAGTCGTCCCTGATCCACGCTGTCGCATCGGCGACTGACCGTTCGATCCTGTATCTCAACCTCGGCAGCCTGGAAGACGACAATGACCTGACCCAGCTGATGGGAACCTCGATCAACTGGAGGAGGTCCCTTCTCGTCATCGAGGACGCAGATGCAAGCAATGCCGACACATCCAGGCGCAAGGACGAGAAGAAGGACAAGTCTGGTGTCACCCTCTCGGCCCTGCTGAACGTCCTCGACGGTCTCCTGTCGCCTGACGGCCTGGTCTGCATCGCGACGACGAACCATCCGGAACGCCTTGATCCGGCGCTGCTGCGGACCGGGCGTTTCGACTGCCACTATGAGATCGGGCTACTCGACCTGGATGCCTTCGAACGGATGTGCGCCGTGTTCGATCACCCGGTGTCAGACGCCATGCGGTCCGCATATACGCCGATGACCGGCTCGGACATCCGCAAGATTCTTATGGAGTCCCAAGAGTACGCCAAAGAGGTCAGGCACAGCCTGTCCGGAGGAAACCATGTGGAAGGAGCTTGA
- a CDS encoding RtcB family protein gives MYVEPDALKQLHNVASLPFIHKHVAVMPDVHFGRGATIGSVIPTKGAIVPAAVGVDLGCGMMACQTNLTASQLPDDLRHVRTAIEAMVPHGRTANGDPKNDQGAWNDIDRMPRGVIERLRGLDERYEDIRSRHPRIGHRGVVNHMGTLGTGNHFIELCLDENDSVWVMLHSGSRGPGNRIGSYFIDKAKEEMERYHIMPYLADKDLSYLVEYTELFDDYVEALMWAQDYAAANRKAMMEGTLAAMRASGLPDFHLVKFAVNCHHNYASIEHHYGENVWVTRKGAVRAREGDLGIIPGSMGAKSFIVRGKGNKDSFCSCSHGAGRKMSRTEARKTISLRDHAEATSGIECRVDEDVLDESPAAYKDIDDVMAAQSDLVEVVHTLRQIVNVKG, from the coding sequence ATGTACGTCGAACCGGATGCGCTGAAGCAGCTCCATAATGTCGCGAGTCTGCCTTTCATTCACAAGCATGTCGCCGTCATGCCGGACGTGCATTTTGGTCGAGGAGCGACTATCGGATCAGTGATCCCGACGAAGGGCGCCATCGTCCCGGCAGCGGTCGGCGTCGATCTCGGTTGCGGAATGATGGCTTGTCAAACCAATCTAACAGCGTCCCAGCTTCCTGACGATCTCCGCCATGTACGAACCGCCATCGAAGCAATGGTCCCCCATGGACGAACGGCGAATGGCGACCCGAAGAACGACCAGGGTGCCTGGAATGACATCGACCGCATGCCACGCGGTGTCATCGAGCGGCTTCGAGGGCTCGACGAACGCTACGAGGATATCCGGTCCCGTCACCCCAGGATCGGTCATCGGGGAGTCGTCAATCACATGGGGACTCTCGGGACCGGAAACCACTTCATCGAACTCTGTCTCGACGAGAACGACTCCGTCTGGGTGATGCTTCACTCGGGTTCGCGGGGTCCAGGCAACCGGATCGGTTCCTACTTCATCGACAAGGCCAAGGAGGAGATGGAGCGGTATCACATTATGCCCTATCTCGCAGACAAGGACCTGTCCTACCTCGTCGAGTATACAGAACTGTTCGACGACTATGTCGAGGCTCTGATGTGGGCGCAGGATTACGCAGCCGCGAACCGAAAGGCGATGATGGAGGGAACTCTGGCAGCGATGAGAGCCTCCGGACTTCCTGACTTCCATCTCGTCAAGTTCGCGGTGAATTGCCACCACAATTACGCGTCAATCGAGCACCATTACGGAGAGAATGTCTGGGTCACCCGGAAGGGTGCCGTCCGGGCTCGTGAAGGCGATCTCGGAATCATTCCAGGCTCCATGGGCGCCAAATCCTTCATTGTTCGCGGCAAGGGGAACAAGGACAGCTTTTGTTCGTGCTCTCACGGAGCAGGGCGAAAGATGAGCCGGACCGAAGCCCGCAAGACAATCTCTCTGAGGGACCATGCTGAAGCCACTTCCGGCATCGAGTGTCGGGTGGATGAAGACGTCCTGGATGAGAGTCCTGCCGCCTACAAGGATATCGATGATGTCATGGCGGCTCAATCCGATTTGGTCGAAGTCGTTCACACACTCCGTCAGATCGTCAACGTGAAAGGTTAG